The genomic region atttttttttttttttcaatgTAATATGCTCCTACAGaaacattttaaattaGTTCCTAACcaagataataatttagAAGAGTAAGAAAAATAGAATAAACCGTATATATGTtactataatatataaatttattttttcttttttttatgtgtaatattttttgtatatctctttaaatttatgattacaacatatatatatatatatatatatatgtatgtataatttaaaattttttatagatTGATAAATGAATTGGCTTTATCTAAAAAGAATATCAATGAAATAAGGAAGTATGgaacaaaattaaaaaggcacaatgatgatatacatataggttatgataataatatagaagaTAAGGagaattataata from Plasmodium reichenowi strain SY57 chromosome Unknown, whole genome shotgun sequence harbors:
- a CDS encoding hypothetical protein (conserved Plasmodium protein, unknown function), which encodes MLLQKHFKLVPNQDNNLEELINELALSKKNINEIRKYGTKLKRHNDDIHIGYDNNIEDKENYNNL